The following proteins come from a genomic window of Syngnathus acus chromosome 15, fSynAcu1.2, whole genome shotgun sequence:
- the spock2 gene encoding testican-2 encodes MLCLAVPPLVLVLLGSSLQAAVANAAAAAAAATVKEAEKTGNFMEDEQWLSTISQYSRKIKHWNRFRDEVEDDYVRNWDENQGSSDNVDTTKDPCQKVKCSRHKVCVAQGYQRAVCINRKKLEHRLKQPALRSSDGNCQPCPISSTGPVCGSDGHNYASRCKLEQQACLTGKELSLKCSGLCPCSTAAPKPESKHETCTGQDLADLGERLRDWFQLLQNNAKQNNNSKPGAKSTAANAASVLDRSLVASCKDSVGWMFSKLDTNGDLYLDHPELAAINLDKYEICIRPFFNSCDSYKDGKVSTAEWCLCFWREKPPCLAELERIQVLDGGKRKFGRFIPNCDEDGFYRKLQCDRGECWCVDQYGGEVAGSRIRGKPDCDDEVVYSGDFSSGVGWEDEEEKGGEETAEEEEGEAGEADDEGYIW; translated from the exons ATGTTGTGCCTCGCGGTCCCGCCGCTGGTGCTGGTGCTGCTCGGCTCCAGCCTCCAGGCCGCCGTCGccaacgccgccgccgccgccgctgctgcaaCCGTGAAGGAGGCGGAAAAAACGGGCAATTTCATGGAGGACGAGCAGTGGCTGTCCACCATTTCCCAATACAGCCGCAAGATCAAGCACTGGAACCGCTTCAGAGAC GAAGTGGAG GATGATTATGTGCGTAATTGGGATGAAAATCAAGGCTCCAGTGACA atgtgGACACCACCAAGGACCCCTGTCAAAAGGTCAAGTGCAGCAGGCACAAGGTGTGTGTCGCCCAGGGCTACCAGAGAGCTGTGTGCATCAACCGCAAGAAGCTTGAGCACAG ACTCAAGCAGCCTGCTCTCAGGTCCTCTGATGGCAACTGTCAGCCATGTCCAATCTCCTCTACCGGGCCTGTGTGTGGATCTGACGGACACAACTACGCCTCAAGG TGCAAGCTGGAGCAGCAGGCGTGTCTCACGGGGAAGGAGCTGAGCCTCAAGTGCTCGGGTCTCTGTCCGTGTTCCACCGCCGCTCCCAAGCCGGAGAGTAAACACG AGACTTGCACCGGACAGGATCTGGCTGATCTTGGCGAGCGCCTCCGGGACTGGTTCCAACTCCTTCAGAATAATGCCAAGCAGAACAATAACAGCAAGCCCGGGGCCAAAAGCACCGCAGCCAACGCGGCATCAG TGCTGGACAGGAGCCTGGTGGCCAGCTGTAAGGACTCCGTAGGTTGGATGTTCTCCAAGCTGGACACCAACGGCGACTTGTACCTGGATCACCCCGAGTTGGCCGCCATCAATCTGGACAAGTACGAGATCTGCATCCGTCCCTTTTTCAACTCGTGTGACTCCTACAAAGACGGCAAGGTGTCGACGGCCGAGTGGTGCCTGTGCTTCTGGAGAGAGA AGCCCCCCTGCCTGGCTGAGCTGGAAAGGATCCAAGTCTTAGATGGCGGCAAAAGAAAGTTTG GTCGCTTCATCCCAAACTGCGATGAAGACGGCTTCTACAGGAAGCTGCAGTGTGACAGGGGAGAGTGCTGGTGCGTTGACCAGTACGGTGGCGAAGTGGCCGGGTCAAGGATTCGTGGCAAACCAGACTGCG ACGATGAAGTCGTGTATTCGGGCGACTTCAGCAGCGGAGTGGGCTGGGAGGACGAGGAAGAGAAAGGCGGCGAGGAGACCGCCGAGGAAGAAGAGGGCGAGGCGGGAGAGGCGGATGACGAGGGCTACATCTGGTAA